The DNA region GTGTATTGTTTattttcgaaaatttaaaaaaaaaaattccgcggcccgctgcagtggagggccgcggctcacacggctcagcctCGTGAAGGCCGCGGCTCACCCTCGGCTCTCGGCCCTGCGCCCCGgctctctgcaatggggggccgcgcaccgagccgcgggccgcggctcccccattgtggacactcttagtaCTCCTATAATAGATTAAGAACACAGGAATGGATCACTTGTTGTGTAATGCTGTGGTCAAAACGCAAGTTTTTTAACTTAAAACGCAGCTCATTTCTCTTGTTTATTGATCAAGCAAATCATGAGTTATTGAATGGAGTATATATGATCTAATCATAATCGCAGTtagtatttttatatttgactTTAATAACATTTATTTAGTATggatatataataaaaaaagaaaagaaaatagaaaacaagagaaaagaaagaaatgagCTGCGTTTTATGTTAAAAAACATGCGTTTTGACCACAGCATTTGATGCTAAGCAGGTGATCCACTCCCTTAAGAACacgcacataaagacaaattGTCAACAGTTCAATATGGTACTTCCTACTGTTTATCTGATTATTATGCGTCAGTGCTACTACTATTACTCTATAATCGAATCGAGATCAGATTTTGGTGATTTAAGTCAAAGTTACTTTTACTTGGGGACTTTTATATTCGCAACTTCGATCAAATTTTAGCCgatccttttttttttgttccattTCAAAAAACATTAACTATGCGGAATATACAGTTCAAATTGTTCGTTTTCAATTACGTTTGATGTTTGTTCAAAATATAACAAATATACTTCCTGTTTTCTTTTAAATCTTAGTAATTCTAAGACATCAAATCACACTCCTCTAGAAAAATCAACAGAATTTCTAcaaaaaatactgaaaataaaatgaacTAAACATTTCATACTTTTCGTGAACAAAAGTCATTCAAGAAAACAGTAGAATAACATTCAAGATTTTACAAAAATACTACTTCACACTGACAGGTGAAGGACGCATCTATGTTTTTGAATTATTGTCTCAGGCCACCTTaatatttaatgtttttgaACACGTGATTTTAAGAGGTTTGGTTTTGTTTATTAAatatagagagaaaatataatttttatattgacgtgagagagaaaaatgaaaatataacatctttcgtgggacaaactaaaaaagaaagtatgACATACATCATGAGACGGGGAGAGTAATTGCGAATAGATCTGAGATTAACCTACAATTTAAGAAATTTCAATGTAACAAATCGATATTTTTTTGGAACTTCTATCAATTCTTCCCTCGCAGACGTAGAgaattttgaattgagtgtcTTAGTCGACTTTCGTTAAATTTTATTCCTCGAGAAGCAACAAATAGTAGTAACATGCATCATCTTATCGAGCAGCAAATGAAAGATTTTATTTGAACACTAGAAATAAACTTCTGACAAACTGTAAGCATCTCATTAACATGTTTTAATGAGACTATGAGCTTCGCCACACCCTGTAAATTATCACTAAGTACAGAGGGCTGCAGCTAAAAGGCTTTAGCAAAGGTAATTTGAGTTCAAGATGCCACGCTTATCATATATAATAAGAGTTTTTCAACAGCACGAAAGAGCATTCTTGTTATTTGCATGACCCAATCAAAGAACAGAGAACACACTCGGTTTCTACAAACAAAGCTCAAAATCTGTCACTGGAGTGTCATGATCAGGCAGTAATTGATTTAAAAGAGAAAAACCATAATGTAAAATCCATGTCCAAGATGAACGGACTTCTTCATTCACCAAAATTAGGCATTCACAAGTCAATCTGCAAAGAAAAGGATGTGCAGTCAGAAAAGTGCATTCACTGTTTAATGTATGTACAATCAAACCATCAGAATAAGAACAACAAATTGCAGTTATTATGAAGTTGGAGCCACAACCGTTCTCCAAGTGATACGCATCAGTAATATCTATACCAGTAAATATTGATAACATTGTAAGCCCTTAGTCACTTTAGTTCAACTTTCCAAATGTAGTTAGTCTAAACCTAGCTTTATCCGAAAACCATTTGCCTTTtccttttccattttatttaacaAGTAGATATAGAGATTACTGTCGTACATCCACATTATGCAATGGTGCTAAGGCTTGGCATCAACAAATTTAAGTTCAACAAATCAGCATAATAATCAAGCCAGTGTTTTGACAAATTAGAAGGCTAGGGAAGTAAATTTAGGATTCAACCAATCTGGTCGTGGTTATGATGATATTTCAATGACCCAAACTTAGGCAAACAGTTGGTTTCTTGTGATTAATGCCTTGCCTACAAACAATTCATTTTGCCCCAACTTTCTGGGCAAATCTATTTGACTCTAGaccagtgttgtcaaaatgtcgttcgggtcgctcgggtcgcccgggtcgagaccatcaccgccccaacatgggtgggtcgatcgagatacagggtcgccgctgggtcgcccgggtcgcccTAAACGCATGCTATCTCTGATgttctcaaatctctcacatgttttctAACTCTCTCATtcacaattctctatatatattcatgcaccacatcaaacttttaAAACCTAttttctacactttagaattcggcctcttcactcctaaacaaataaacaattcaaagatctttGGCTGTCACCCTTCATATATtcttttgttttgatattttcagacaacggtttcaattatttattatgtTATGACTTaagaattgttttgatattttgatcatttctatttttcactttatctctattcacatgaattgcgtctacatttatattatttgatatattataaacattagagcaatatatttattctatttaatattaaaaggcaaaaaaattagcctagatttgtgggtctctcgacccggtcgactcgtcgacccgcgacccgaattttcacctcatcgacccggtgcgccccacgaccctaacaacactgctcTAGACACTACGAGTCCACTGAATCTACTGGTAAATGATGTGAAGTACATGATGATATGTATATATAGAGAGATTTTATCTGCACAGTGACTTGTGTAGGGTTTACATCAAATGGGCTTCAACAACTTATAACAGAAGCACATCTATGCACCTCGTAAGAGATATTTTGAGATAATCTCAATTGTCCTCAAATGGTAATTATTGACATAAATTCATACaccaggaaaaaaaataaataaaatcttaaGCCAAAAACTATCATCCAGCTAGGTCAATTAACAGATTATACATTCCTATAAAATCGCAAACAATTGGAACATCTCTGACCTAATAGTCAAATTACACTACAGCGCAACAATTCTGAATCGAGATTCAAAAATCAATCCACAAATTTAGATCTCTGTTCAATAAAACAAATTCTAGGGTTTGCATCCAGATTGAAAGGACGTAAACTTACGCTTTTTGTGCCTCTGCGCGAATGGAGACTTCGCCGCATCCTCCTCTGAAAATAAACGTACAAAGTTACCAATGAAACAGATCAATCGATCCAAAAAAATTGGGGAGAAATGGGGATGGTGGATTAGGGAAATACCGGTGAGGCCGAGGGACATCTTAGTGACAATGGTGCCAGTGACTGCGAATCCAACTAGGAACGGCCAGCAGCGTTTCCATTCTCTCTTGAAGAACACCGGCCACGGATCAAATTTCCTCATAGCGActgttctctctctctttctgtgATGAAATGCAACGAAGGTATGAGAATCAAATTGGCATCTGCGTCTAATATACACACCAGATTTTAGCTAAATGGGCTTGGCCCATTACTGTGGTTTTTTTTAGCCTAGActagatatagatatagatataaattttaattttgtttgaagaagatagatttatgaatttattatatttttatttaaattgcaGTTAATGCACAAATTTCACTTATATGGTGCAATTTcgatataattttttgaaacattgcaataaaattatgatattttaaataacTATTGGAAAGTAAATATGTAACTTGGGATTGTTGCCATTGATACGGGTGCACAATATACCCAAATCCACTTCTCTTAGAGAATCCAACAGAGATTAGACAACCAAAAAAGAACCAGAGAGAATTTTAAAAGTATCACTAAGAGGAAATCAATCTTCTATTCATCAACCACGTTGATAATCAAATTTAAGATTAGCCGAGTACAATGTGTTTACATTTATGCTAAGCAAGAATGTGATCATGTGATAGAAAAACCGGAATAATGATCAAACCAACTTCAATAACACCAGAAATACAGGATTGGAGTCTAGATATCGACACAGTCGATGGTCGAAAAACTAGATTGATTGCCATTGATCTTCTCCACAGAATCTCCATTAAAAGGGCCGACTGACCTTCATTATGGAATCTAACATAATGCTATATAAATTGCTTCTACAGACTACAGCTTCTAATGCAAACTGGGCCGAACGGACAATTTGAAAATGATCACGCAGTTTCCACTTCTTGTTTTGGGATGCTTGCTTCCTGTTTTGGCACACTttgttctatttgttttgtCATGGGGATGTATCTCCAACAGCGCTTGTGGACACCGCTGATTTTCTTCGGGGCATCTGCAGCTGGCAAACCTGCAATAGTCAAACCCATTTAATCTTGACCCATCATTGGCATTTCATCCATAAGAAAACCAATCAAATGTTTTCTTGTAACATAGAAGTGGTGGGTGATTACTGTTGTTAACATGCAGTTTTTCATTCTATGTAAGAACCGTGTTACTGTAGCATTGGGCAATTAAAGAAACATGAAGAGGAATTGCATCACACTTAGTTTAGTACTATAAATAAGTACCACGGCACACACATCTCTACTATTGAATTCTTGAATATCAAACAGGATGACCGGGTCCTTTTTTAACACACACATTACTGGAAAGTCATATTAACGCCTTAAGACTTAAGCCAATCTATGGCCAGTTGAGACAGCTGCCCTAACCATACTTGAAAGGTTAGTGCTTCCAGCCCGGTGTCTGACAAGAATTTACAGACACCTTCAGGGACTAGATTTCGCCAAGGTCGAGATTGTGAGTTCAAAATACAGGCTGGCAAACAGTGTAAGTAGCACAGCCCAAAGCAATTGCTCAAAGATTATTCAATTTGCCCTAGTCGCATGCTTTGCAGCAAACTAACAGTGAATATAAGCAAATCATAATTGTTAACATCTTCCATTAGAGAATCTAGAAAAACATGCTTAAGCAGCAAAAAGAAATGGAGTGCTTAAACATCCACTGCTTGTTGAAGGCCAAACAAAGTCACAGCACAAGCAACTTAAAATCATACAAACAGTGAGTTTCTGTTAACTTCATGGTATAAAGAATTAGGTGCGCTGCCTCGCAGAATGGCAGTTCAGGACACCATTAAGACAGCCTAAAGCAATTGTTTTAATCATATTGAATCTAAAGCTACAGAGCTAGCAAAAATAAATCCTCTTGAAGTATGTTTCTTTATGTGAGGCCTATATGAGGATGGATTTGGGGTCCAAGGTAGCAGATCCATTGTCAAAAAAACTTGTGTAAGGCTGTAAGCTCAACCTGTCGGATGGGTCAAAAGTCTGGATTCAAGCACATAACGATAccatatttgtaattttaacaGTGTTTTATAGTGTTCAGATAATGGCCATGACCCATTCAACAAGATTTCTTGACCCATTACAATTTTTTGCAGTGAAGAATTTAAGAGATGAATTTTCAAACTCTCACCCTCATTTCCATGGTCGGAGCTAAACACCTAActcaacaaaaataaataaattcatacactaaaaaaatgcacatggacatgatatttttcaaattctGGGGAAACTGGATACTGGCATACTGCTCAGTTTGAGATTGGATTTcaaatccatttaattcataTCAAACCCCTCAGTTCAAAGACCACCCTAGAGACTTTTAGGTATTTAACCTTTGTATTGCAGAATTGATCCTCACAGAAGCGTAAGATCCCTCTCTAAAGACAAATTACAAAAATCTATAAGTTCAACAGGCAGTAAGATTGGTTTAGAACTTTATAAAACCTAACAAGATTAATTTCGTACATCTCCCGGAGGAAAATGAGACCTTTTTCTGTAAAAAAGAAGAGATTATTGCAACTACAGTCCAATACATTTATCATACACAATGTGAATGAATGTAAGTTCAATAAAAGGAAAAACCTAGATCAAATCAACAAAACCATACAAACAAAGGTAAAGCATACACATTGTCCCAATGTACATAACAAAGATAGTAGTAGAAATCAATTACCATTTTTGTGAGCAATCCCCCAAGCTTTCCCATGTCTTCCATCCTACAAGATTCatcaattaataaataattcctTACAAACAGACTCCAAAACACTCACACATTAGGCCAAAACGGGAGGAGAAGAAATCGCATATAATTTAAGCATGGATTACTTTGTAGAGATTGATTTTGGTGATCTCGTAGGAGACCTCGGCCCAGTGAGTTTTGGCCATGTGATAGCCAAGGCCCCAATTGGGAAGAAACTGGGCCACCTCGAATaggttcttcttcttcttccgctTAGGCTTCTTGGCTCCGTCGACCGACGCCACGTCGGCGGCGGGGCTGGTGGTGGTGCTAAGACCGCGTAGGAAGGCGAATGATGTTCTAAAGAGGTCAGAAGCTCTTCCTATGGAAGTGGTGGCCCTTTTAGCAATGAGGGAAGTCGCCATTTTTGTAAGGGCACCTGATTTGGCTTGCTGTTTCTTGAGGTTTATGGTTTCTCACTCACTAACCCTATGAATCTCTCTATCGCGCAGTCGCAcagtataaaaaaatgaaatgaaaataatttaaagtTAAATTGGTCAATAATAATTCTTCATTTAGACTAAGTATGTGATATTCAAATTTCTGCCctattgattttaaaaaaacataactgTAATTTACAAAATAGTTGTGATTATGGGAAATATTAGGATAATTCTGCAATGTCTCTTCATATTTTCCACAATCCATACAAATATGAGAAGTAAAAGACTAAATATCTGCTTCCAAAAGGAAtccaaatatttatttataatctaCAAGATGATTTAGTCTAGTTTTTACAAAAGTTTTATTTAGGAATTGATTGTagcaattttataaaaacaaatatagaGGCATATACTCATGTCTTGTAGTTGAGGATTATCTGAGTGAAGTCTGTAATGAGATTTAATATCTCAAATtcaaatatcatcaaaataacttcatattttcatttatagtaGTACAACAATGAATTAGTAAAACATCACTCAAAACAAGATATTATCTTGATGAAACAATGTTGCCATAATATATGAAAGACGAAAGGTGTATCACTATTTTGCTACTTAACATCTAAAACTTATTTCTGCcgaaatcaacttcataaaatttacgtaactctcatCTCACAACAACTATCTTCGCAATTCTAGTGTACAACAAGTGTGGTTAAAATCAGTAAAGCAATGTGCAAGTGAATTAGACCCCAGTAATGTACAAGCTTGCAGCAAACACAATATCCCTCTTTATCGCGTTCGAAGCAGTTTCCATTTTCTTGTGAAGTGCAGAGTTCCCCATAATCGCTGCTGCATTTCTAAATTCGCGGCATGTTTCATCCAACCTCACTATCGTCCTAACAATCATGCCCTCAGGAACATCGGTGAGTTCACAGATATCCGCAAACGGGGTGCCCTGACAATTCAGCATGCCAGCATTAGACAAAAATGAGCATTGATAAGTTTAATGAATTCATGGAAAACCAGATTTGATTATCAAGCAAATATACAGTTTCACTCAGCTCTACTTTCTCCAAAACCTTGCACACCAATAGTTCTCACTCAATTCCAAATCCCAATGATAGTGTCTTATTTATCAAGGATTCATCATCAGAAAACATTTCTGATGGTGTTTCTAGAAATCAAGGGTCCAACGGATATAAGGTCCGGAGTTTTCGTGGATTCAAACCTAATTAAATTGGCTAGTATATAAAGCAAGTAGGATAACAGGTGGCAGGGCAGGTTTAGATAAGGGGAAGAGACGATACCTTTGCCCATTCATACACAACTTCAACCAGACCAAACTTTAGATTATCCCTGGCATATTCCTCAGGATCAACCTGCACTTTGAATTCTGCTTGAAGCTTTCCGAGTCTTATTGCCGTGTCACACAACCTAATGTACAAGCAAAagatattactactatttaataAGTATACAAGAAGCAGACATCAAAACATACAGTTACACCTTTGAACAAATTTATATCAAGATCATGAATAAAGAGCCAATGTAATTATTGTACAGTAACAATTCAGATAAATATGAAGGAATTTGAAAGAATCCAATTCCAAATTGGAAAGATAATTACTATTCTTGCAAATAATGATCACAAGCTAAGTATCAACTTAAACTAGACTGAGAcagtaaatatatttatttagtatCTTCACTACAGTGTGATGCACAATTAGAAAGAAAAagcaacaaaatattttttacaaTAATGATTATGAGGTGCTACTCTGGCATTCTACATCTACTCCATTTGGCTTGCTCATGATACAGGTAGGTATTAGATGAGCATTTTGAATTAAATAAGCTGCAATTTGTCCAAAACTAAACAGGTGAGGACTGTTGAACAGTTTGTATTTATGTTTCCTGGTATATATCACTACTTATTTAGATAGACCTCGTATGGTATCCTGGTAGGTAGACACTTTTATTTGAGGATTAGATTCTAACCCAGCCTCCTCTCCCTCCATATATACAAGAAAATATGTACTTGTATAATAGACTGAAAACATGTGCTTCTTTcatgatttttattataaaggaCTATGCAAGGTCTAGCAATTGAATTAATACTTTGGAATATTAAGTATGCATCATAAATCACAGTATCAAAGCTCGAGTTTGTCATTATTCAAGGTCTAGCGTATTAAGACTTTGTGAAGCAGCTATTATG from Salvia splendens isolate huo1 chromosome 9, SspV2, whole genome shotgun sequence includes:
- the LOC121746492 gene encoding uncharacterized protein LOC121746492, coding for MATSLIAKRATTSIGRASDLFRTSFAFLRGLSTTTSPAADVASVDGAKKPKRKKKKNLFEVAQFLPNWGLGYHMAKTHWAEVSYEITKINLYKDGRHGKAWGIAHKNGLPAADAPKKISGVHKRCWRYIPMTKQIEQSVPKQEASIPKQEVETA